A section of the Oncorhynchus tshawytscha isolate Ot180627B linkage group LG09, Otsh_v2.0, whole genome shotgun sequence genome encodes:
- the LOC112257535 gene encoding palmitoyltransferase ZDHHC8B, with amino-acid sequence MPTSGDARIKASAFIPVSTAAVLLVGSTTLFFVFTCPWLAVTVSTYVPPCSAILFFLVLANFTMATFMDAGVLPMANEDEDKDDDLRAPLYKNVDVKGVQVRLKWCASCHFYRPPRCSHCSVCDHCVEDFDHHCPWVNNCIGRRNYRYFFLFLLSLTMHMVGVFSGSLLYILHHQEDLLKLHCTVTLVVMSVSGLFFIPVLGLTVFHLYLVSRGRTTNEQVTGKFQGGVNPFTLGCCGNLEYLICSPISPKYTARPIKKSAVHIMPPFLKPETDRQIPIIRVRDNGVQRHDLQSKRPSADGMDEPDIKRLNTPPPLHPKPDPKLLKSHLAALEVPESSLHPKPLSPPPGQILQQLRPPPQSPTKPTPPLSVQQVAPEQQGGSSRGHYLSSEPILARVDQQLAFQSGPMSSPHQLNSLTLNSRFLTHKHAYRHGNKLPALHSEGLISQKVSPGGFPPHNPLSSRSSFSYSNLVNPGDPNYLPQRGGPPLHYHPQFLTLGLDGSVLQGSPSHSYSPVFMGVSRQSPQTRDTLPRDPSLRDVTPQALMHRDLSPQTLIHREASPIRYDNLSKSIVASIKERQEMEAKDRMLRIQARSQALYGCPDMGVYDIPSRRSLPADSMRPPGSRAPTPPSYGSREFMMSTGILGYAGTRSPLSSASSSSLTRAPRTSSSPLQSNSSLQSKGRSPSPSYLPPDRQAQPSPSSSTLLHTPSSSSAPCVPPKRPSLICAMEGKDSAPLALSK; translated from the exons GTGCCCGTGGCTGGCAGTGACTGTGTCAACCTACGTACCACCATGCAGTGCCATCTTGTTCTTCCTTGTCTTGGCCAACTTCACCATGGCAACCTTTATGGATGCAGGCGTTCTCCCCATGG cTAATGAGGACGAGGACAAGGATGATGACCTCCGCGCTCCGCTCTACAAGAATGTGGATGTGAAGGGTGTCCAGGTCAGGCTGAAGTGGTGTGCCTCCTGCCACTTCTACAGACCTCCACGATGCTCCCACTGCAGTGTCTGTGACCACTGtgtagag GACTTTGACCACCACTGTCCCTGGGTGAACAACTGTATCGGGAGGCGGAACTACCGCTACTTCTTCCTGTTTCTGCTGTCACTCACGATGCACATGGTGGGCGTGTTCTCCGGTAGCCTGCTCTACATTCTACACCATCAGGAAGACCTGTTGAAGCTGCACTGTACTGTCAC CTTGGTGGTGATGAGTGTATCAGGCCTGTTCTTCATTCCTGTCCTGGGCCTCACAGTGTTCCACCTCTATCTGGTATCTAGGGGCAGAACCACCAATGAACAG GTTACTGGGAAGTTTCAAGGAGGGGTCAACCCTTTCACTCTAGGTTGCTGTGGCAACTTGGAGTATCTCATATGTAGTCCCATCTCTCCAAA GTATACAGCGAGGCCCATTAAGAAATCAGCAGTTCACATCATGCCTCCTTTCCTGAaaccagagactgacagacagatccCAATTATTAGGGTCAGGGATAACGGTGTCCAGCGTCATGATCTCCAAAGTAAA CGCCCGTCTGCTGACGGTATGGACGAGCCAGATATTAAACGCCTGAACACCCCACCCCCACTGCACCCCAAACCAGACCCCAAACTGCTGAAGAGCCACCTAGCAGCCCTAGAGG TTCCAGAGAGTAGTCTTCATCCCAAACCATTGAGCCCTCCCCCTGGGCAGATCCTGCAGCAGCTCAGGCCACCACCGCAATCCCCCACCAAGCCAACACCCCCCTTATCTGTCCAACAG GTGGCACCAGAGCAACAGGGGGGCAGCAGTAGAGGTCATTACTTGTCATCAGAACCCATCCTGGCCAGAGTGGACCAGCAGCTAGCCTTCCAGTCGGGTCCCATGTCCTCTCCACACCAGCTCAACTCTCTCACCCTTAACTCCCGCTTCCTCACCCATAAACACGCCTATAGACATGGAAACAAGTTGCCGGCCTTGCACTCAGAGGGTCTGATCTCCCAAAAGGTGTCTCCGGGTGGGTTCCCCCCTCACAACCCCCTGTCCAGCCGCAGCAGCTTCTCCTACAGCAACCTGGTGAACCCAGGTGACCCTAACTACCTGCCCCAGCGAGGGGGACCGCCACTTCACTACCACCCCCAATTCTTGACCCTGGGCCTCGATGGCAGTGTGCTGCAAGGGTCCCCTTCACATTCCTACAGCCCCGTGTTCATGGGGGTCAGCAGACAATCTCCCCAGACAAGGGACACTTTACCCAGGGACCCCTCTCTACGGGACGTCACCCCTCAGGCCCTGATGCACAGGGACCTCTCCCCACAGACCTTGATCCATCGGGAGGCCTCTCCGATCCGCTACGATAACCTCTCCAAGTCCATCGTGGCCTCCATTAAGGAGCGGCAGGAGATGGAGGCGAAGGACAGGATGCTGCGGATACAGGCCAGGTCCCAGGCCCTATATGGCTGCCCAGACATGGGGGTCTACGACATCCCCAGCAGACGCAGCCTCCCTGCAGACAGCATGCGCCCCCCGGGTTCCCGCGCCCCCACCCCGCCCTCATACGGCTCCAGGGAGTTCATGATGAGCACAGGTATTTTGGGGTACGCAGGTACGAGGTCGCCCCTCTCCAGCGCCTCATCATCCTCTCTGACCCGAGCCCCCAGGACTTCCAGCTCCCCACTGCAGAGCaacagtagcctacagagtaaGGGTCGTTCACCCTCCCCATCTTACCTTCCCCCAGACAGGCAGGCCcagccctcaccctcctcctccacccttctccacaccccctcctcttcctctgccccATGCGTCCCCCCAAAACGCCCCTCACTCATATGCGCCATGGAGGGCAAGGACTCAGCACCCCTGGCTCTATCCAAGTAG